One segment of Candidatus Anoxymicrobium japonicum DNA contains the following:
- the yidD gene encoding membrane protein insertion efficiency factor YidD, which translates to MAVAPIYVYRKLLSPGLKQRCIYYPSCSQYFEQSVLKYGVLKGSARGISRILRCHPFAEGGYDPP; encoded by the coding sequence ATAGCAGTTGCGCCAATATATGTTTACAGGAAACTGTTGTCCCCGGGGCTGAAACAGCGGTGCATATATTACCCGTCTTGCTCACAGTATTTTGAGCAGTCGGTGCTGAAGTACGGAGTCCTCAAGGGTTCGGCCAGGGGAATAAGCAGGATATTAAGATGTCATCCATTTGCTGAAGGCGGGTACGACCCTCCCTGA
- a CDS encoding D-alanine--D-alanine ligase — MKPRIAVLMGGRSLERDVSWKSGQRVARALKERGYQVLELDVDEELVPTLMSEKPDLVYISLHGKGGEDGTVQELLEILGIPYTGPGLLSSIIGFNKILSKELFLANGITTPRYCVVSSSTLKEMGASSLLPVVYEKLGFPLVVKPAAQGSALGLTIVKERSELGPALIEALSYDDRALIEEFVTGAEIAISIVGNDPPEALPAIEVVPESGLFDFSARYTPGKTKYFVPARLSDEVAAEASRLALKAHNLFRCKDVSRVDMIVKDEKPFVLELNISPGMTETSLLPLAAQAAGLDFCDLVEKLAHLALEKRNTGA, encoded by the coding sequence ATGAAGCCCAGGATAGCAGTGTTAATGGGAGGCCGTTCTCTCGAGAGAGACGTCTCCTGGAAGTCGGGGCAGCGCGTCGCGCGAGCGCTCAAAGAGCGTGGCTACCAGGTTCTCGAACTGGACGTTGACGAGGAGCTGGTTCCGACTTTGATGTCCGAGAAGCCGGATCTCGTCTATATTTCGCTGCACGGCAAGGGCGGTGAAGACGGCACGGTGCAGGAACTCCTGGAGATACTCGGCATCCCTTACACCGGTCCCGGTCTCCTGTCCAGCATCATCGGGTTCAACAAGATTCTCTCCAAAGAGCTGTTCCTCGCCAATGGCATCACAACTCCGCGCTACTGCGTCGTCTCATCATCGACACTCAAGGAAATGGGCGCGTCAAGTCTGCTGCCGGTGGTATATGAAAAACTCGGCTTTCCACTCGTCGTCAAGCCCGCGGCGCAGGGAAGCGCGCTCGGGCTGACGATTGTCAAGGAGCGATCCGAGCTCGGTCCCGCTCTCATAGAAGCGCTGAGCTACGACGACAGGGCTCTGATCGAGGAGTTCGTCACCGGCGCCGAAATCGCCATCAGTATCGTTGGCAACGATCCTCCGGAGGCGCTGCCGGCGATCGAAGTGGTTCCCGAGTCAGGCTTGTTTGATTTCAGCGCGCGCTATACCCCCGGGAAGACCAAGTACTTCGTCCCCGCGCGCCTGAGCGACGAGGTCGCGGCCGAGGCCTCCCGGCTGGCGCTCAAAGCGCACAATCTCTTTCGTTGCAAAGACGTCTCCCGCGTTGACATGATTGTGAAGGATGAAAAGCCTTTCGTCCTTGAGTTGAACATCAGCCCGGGCATGACCGAAACCAGCCTCCTCCCGCTTGCCGCCCAGGCCGCGGGTCTGGACTTCTGTGACCTCGTCGAAAAACTCGCGCACCTCGCCCTGGAAAAACGCAACACTGGGGCCTGA
- a CDS encoding chromosome partitioning protein ParB yields MAKRRLGKGLDALIGSATDEENWLEELPVKKIRPNSHQPRKKFDREAIEEMSHSIKTFGVVQPIIVRVVGDEYELIAGERRWRAAIEAGLEKIPAVIRRSTEIDSLEIALIENLHRADLNSIEEANAYQQLLEDFAITHEELSRRVGKSRVTITNTLRLLQLPPRIQEELVDGRITTGHARALLALQNHPAWQGAICSRIVLEGLSVREAEELVGKGDGQETSTSTAREKDPLPEEAHQMFVRLQEVLETRVRGSLGKRKGRLVIEFGDMDDLCRIFKTITEKNAT; encoded by the coding sequence GTGGCAAAGAGAAGATTGGGGAAGGGTCTGGATGCGCTGATCGGATCAGCGACAGATGAGGAGAACTGGCTCGAGGAACTTCCCGTAAAGAAAATAAGGCCAAACTCACACCAACCTCGCAAGAAGTTTGACCGTGAGGCGATCGAGGAGATGTCGCATTCGATCAAGACGTTTGGCGTCGTGCAGCCGATCATAGTGAGAGTGGTTGGCGATGAGTATGAACTTATCGCGGGCGAGAGAAGATGGAGGGCGGCGATCGAGGCCGGGCTCGAGAAAATCCCCGCGGTGATCAGACGCTCCACCGAGATAGATTCTCTGGAAATAGCGCTTATAGAGAACCTTCACAGAGCCGATCTCAACAGCATTGAGGAGGCAAACGCATATCAGCAACTGCTGGAAGATTTCGCCATCACCCACGAGGAGCTTTCCCGGCGGGTAGGAAAGAGCAGGGTCACGATAACGAATACGCTACGCCTGCTGCAGTTGCCGCCGCGCATCCAGGAGGAGCTCGTGGATGGACGCATTACCACCGGCCATGCCCGCGCGCTTCTCGCTCTCCAGAACCATCCCGCCTGGCAGGGCGCTATCTGCTCGCGAATAGTGTTGGAGGGGCTTTCGGTCAGGGAAGCGGAGGAACTGGTGGGCAAGGGAGACGGACAGGAAACGTCAACTTCTACCGCGCGAGAGAAGGATCCTCTGCCCGAGGAAGCCCATCAGATGTTTGTGCGGCTTCAGGAGGTTCTCGAGACACGGGTGCGCGGGTCTTTGGGGAAACGGAAAGGGCGGCTTGTAATCGAGTTTGGGGACATGGACGACCTTTGCCGGATATTCAAGACGATAACGGAGAAAAACGCAACATAG
- a CDS encoding sporulation initiation inhibitor Soj: MECADSAKAHTRVIAITNQKGGVGKTTTAVNLSAYLASMGQRVLMVDMDPQGNATSGVGIEKARISNCVYDVLLGEADARSAILPGPIERMDVMPSTLDLAAAEIEMASELSRENRLSASLAPLRHEYDFIVIDCPPALSLLTINSLAAAGETLIPIQCEYYALEGLVYLLRTIQRIKLHVNADLIIAGVLLTMFDKRNNLSKDVEGEVRREYSRMTFKTVIPRTVRLSEAPGFGKPIILYEPLSKGALAYMELAKEVVQGGKEKIGEGSGCADRISDR; the protein is encoded by the coding sequence TTGGAATGCGCCGATTCCGCGAAGGCGCACACGAGAGTAATCGCGATTACCAATCAGAAGGGCGGCGTGGGCAAAACCACGACCGCGGTCAACCTCAGCGCGTACCTTGCGTCGATGGGGCAGCGCGTTCTGATGGTGGACATGGATCCGCAAGGCAACGCGACAAGCGGCGTGGGGATCGAGAAAGCCAGAATCAGCAATTGCGTTTATGATGTCCTGCTGGGAGAAGCCGACGCGCGCTCGGCGATTCTGCCGGGCCCGATCGAGCGCATGGACGTAATGCCTTCCACCCTCGACCTGGCGGCGGCCGAGATAGAGATGGCGTCGGAGTTGTCCAGGGAGAACCGGCTAAGCGCGAGCCTGGCGCCCTTGCGGCACGAGTATGACTTTATCGTGATCGACTGCCCGCCCGCCCTTAGCCTCCTGACAATCAACAGCCTCGCCGCGGCCGGCGAAACCCTGATCCCGATTCAGTGCGAGTATTACGCGCTGGAAGGCCTCGTTTACCTGTTGCGAACGATCCAGCGGATCAAGTTGCATGTCAACGCTGACCTTATAATCGCGGGGGTTCTTTTGACGATGTTCGACAAGCGGAACAATCTTTCAAAGGACGTAGAGGGCGAAGTCAGGAGAGAGTACTCGCGGATGACTTTTAAGACGGTAATCCCCAGGACGGTGAGGCTTTCCGAGGCGCCCGGCTTTGGGAAACCGATAATACTTTACGAACCCTTGTCGAAGGGCGCGTTGGCGTACATGGAACTCGCGAAGGAAGTGGTTCAAGGTGGCAAAGAGAAGATTGGGGAAGGGTCTGGATGCGCTGATCGGATCAGCGACAGATGA
- the rsmG gene encoding 16S rRNA (guanine(527)-N(7))-methyltransferase RsmG: MEEEKKRLEEILRFQGIEEAGAKSKKLFLYKGMLEDKRKWACLVSRGLASQYETVVADSVALAGQLENSTKMEVADFGAGGGLLGLVLAIVCPAWNVTLIEASSRKAAFLAEAAGELNLANVEIENARAESLVGKQEFDMVVSRAAGKLKELAPVAFALLKQGGRYVALKAAQVEDEIAEARAENIRGIEVLKAQYPLSHGVAGRASIVVIKKL; encoded by the coding sequence GTGGAAGAAGAAAAGAAACGGCTGGAAGAGATTTTAAGATTTCAGGGGATAGAAGAGGCTGGGGCAAAATCGAAAAAGCTCTTTTTGTACAAAGGAATGTTGGAAGATAAGAGAAAATGGGCATGCCTCGTATCGCGCGGCCTGGCGAGCCAGTACGAAACGGTGGTGGCGGACTCGGTAGCACTGGCGGGCCAATTGGAGAACTCTACAAAAATGGAGGTAGCCGACTTTGGCGCCGGAGGAGGGCTGCTTGGCCTTGTTTTGGCTATTGTATGCCCCGCGTGGAACGTCACGCTGATCGAGGCATCCTCGAGAAAAGCGGCGTTTCTTGCGGAGGCGGCAGGTGAGCTGAACCTGGCGAACGTCGAGATCGAGAACGCGAGGGCGGAGAGCCTCGTGGGGAAGCAAGAGTTTGACATGGTTGTTTCGCGGGCTGCCGGAAAACTGAAGGAACTCGCGCCGGTCGCGTTTGCTCTGTTGAAACAGGGAGGCCGGTACGTGGCATTGAAAGCGGCACAAGTCGAGGATGAAATCGCCGAAGCGAGAGCCGAAAACATAAGGGGGATCGAAGTTCTAAAAGCGCAATACCCTCTATCCCACGGCGTTGCGGGAAGAGCCTCGATTGTAGTAATAAAGAAGTTGTAA
- a CDS encoding aminotransferase, whose protein sequence is MSREIIFDPYTRLYSEASSFMRCSAVRDLMSVIGRSDIISFAGGLPYLGGLPPENISEIMNSVLDENMSEAFQYGETEGRDDLRSALVEVMGEEGLRSNPEHILITTGSQQALDLLGRVFIDRGDKIALEGPSYLGALTAFVTNGPDIITVSLDDEGMPVEELRQRLDHLEGPPLKFIYVVPNFHNPAGVTMSLARRHQLLDLAESRDLLIIEDNPYGLLCFEGEPLPPLASIDPKRVVYLGTLSKIISPGIRTGWVFGPAPIIEKLATLKQSADLCSSALNQMFAARYLQGGFWRKNVENLKPIYRSRRDAMLRALEKNFPDGSRWVRPQGGLFLWVTLPEFLDTEKMLPLAIDQKVAYVPGTAFFVDGSGLNQMRLNFSYADEDLIATGIKRLGKVIRKEIELYHSLGLDI, encoded by the coding sequence ATGTCGCGCGAGATAATCTTCGATCCTTATACACGTCTCTACTCCGAGGCCAGCAGTTTCATGAGGTGTTCCGCCGTGCGCGATCTCATGAGCGTCATCGGACGATCAGACATCATCTCTTTCGCTGGAGGCCTGCCTTATCTGGGCGGCCTTCCTCCTGAAAACATCTCGGAGATTATGAACTCTGTGCTGGACGAGAACATGTCCGAGGCGTTCCAGTACGGAGAGACCGAGGGCCGTGACGATCTCAGGTCGGCGCTCGTTGAAGTGATGGGCGAGGAAGGATTGCGCTCCAACCCTGAGCACATACTGATAACAACGGGAAGCCAGCAGGCGCTCGATCTCCTGGGCCGCGTCTTCATCGATCGCGGAGATAAGATAGCGCTCGAGGGGCCCTCGTACCTCGGCGCGTTGACCGCTTTCGTCACCAACGGGCCCGATATTATTACCGTGTCGCTCGATGATGAAGGAATGCCTGTCGAGGAGTTGCGACAGCGGCTCGATCACCTGGAGGGGCCGCCGCTCAAGTTCATCTATGTCGTTCCAAATTTCCATAACCCCGCTGGCGTGACCATGTCGCTGGCGCGGCGTCACCAGCTCCTCGATCTCGCGGAAAGCCGGGATCTCCTGATAATTGAGGATAACCCTTACGGGCTTCTCTGTTTTGAGGGAGAACCGCTTCCGCCGCTCGCGTCTATCGACCCGAAACGGGTCGTGTATCTCGGCACGCTTTCCAAGATCATCTCCCCGGGGATCCGCACGGGCTGGGTTTTTGGTCCCGCGCCTATCATAGAGAAGCTCGCGACCCTCAAGCAGTCCGCGGACCTTTGTTCGTCAGCTCTCAACCAGATGTTCGCGGCCCGATACCTTCAGGGGGGTTTCTGGCGCAAGAACGTCGAAAATCTCAAGCCGATATACCGGTCGCGTCGCGACGCTATGCTACGCGCCCTCGAGAAGAATTTCCCTGACGGGTCGCGCTGGGTCCGGCCCCAGGGAGGCCTTTTCCTGTGGGTTACCCTGCCCGAGTTTCTGGACACCGAAAAGATGCTGCCGCTTGCGATTGACCAAAAGGTCGCATACGTTCCCGGCACAGCTTTTTTCGTTGACGGCTCGGGGCTCAACCAGATGCGCCTGAATTTCAGCTACGCCGACGAGGACCTTATCGCCACGGGCATCAAGCGCCTGGGGAAGGTCATCCGCAAGGAAATAGAACTGTATCATTCGTTGGGATTGGACATTTAA
- a CDS encoding chemotaxis protein CheR — protein MLERGFDCEQYKENYLKRRIGIRVRATGASDYQDYLRILRYNPEEYAELLNELTINVTQFFRDADVYMKLQKSVLPDLVKDKLKMGSHTVRVWSAGCASGEEPYSMAMLMEKVLGADAKRWNVRVLGSDFDDGSLAIAREGVYRDIEMPQGIDAAQFFEITRDPDGVEFRLKEDIKRKVKFEKADLLGESKARRFDMILCRNLLIYFDRKVQTQIIETLSRNMLREGYLVLGKSETLGLEVAHKFEAVFPRERIYKMTADNRSEDA, from the coding sequence TTGCTCGAGCGCGGCTTCGATTGTGAGCAGTACAAGGAGAACTATCTGAAGAGGCGCATCGGTATCCGGGTTCGGGCCACGGGCGCGAGTGATTATCAAGACTACCTCAGGATTTTGCGATACAACCCGGAAGAGTACGCGGAACTCCTGAATGAACTCACCATCAACGTCACGCAATTCTTCCGTGACGCTGATGTTTACATGAAGCTCCAGAAGTCTGTGCTCCCCGATCTGGTCAAAGACAAATTAAAGATGGGATCACACACGGTGCGAGTCTGGAGCGCGGGCTGCGCGAGCGGTGAGGAGCCGTACTCTATGGCGATGCTTATGGAGAAGGTGTTAGGCGCCGACGCGAAGCGGTGGAACGTCAGGGTGCTCGGCTCGGACTTCGACGACGGGAGCCTTGCGATCGCGCGCGAGGGCGTTTACCGGGACATCGAGATGCCGCAGGGCATCGACGCGGCTCAGTTCTTCGAGATAACGCGCGATCCCGACGGCGTTGAGTTCCGGCTGAAAGAGGACATCAAAAGGAAGGTGAAGTTTGAGAAGGCCGATCTGCTTGGGGAGAGCAAGGCCAGACGCTTCGACATGATTTTGTGCAGGAATCTGTTGATCTATTTTGATAGGAAAGTACAGACACAAATCATCGAAACGTTGTCAAGAAACATGCTGCGGGAGGGATACCTCGTCCTCGGGAAATCCGAGACGCTGGGGCTGGAAGTTGCGCATAAATTCGAGGCGGTCTTCCCTCGTGAGAGAATATACAAGATGACTGCCGACAATCGAAGCGAAGACGCTTAA